A part of Ziziphus jujuba cultivar Dongzao chromosome 8, ASM3175591v1 genomic DNA contains:
- the LOC107414538 gene encoding acidic endochitinase-like — protein sequence MANKTQYSSALLLFLIVISAFRSSQAAGIAIYWGQFTNEGTLAETCNTGNYQFVNIAFLTTFGNGQTPVLNLAGHCDPGAGTCKSLSADIKACQAKRIKVLLSIGGASGSYSLSSADDAKKVSDYLWNNFLGGQSDSRPFGDAVLDGIDFDIEAGSGQFWDELARSLSGHTEKKVYLAAAPQCPIPDAHLDGAIKTGLFDYVWVQFYNNPPCHYAGNVDNLIKSWNQWTSSQAKQLFMGLPASAEAAPAGGYIPPDVLKSQVLPKIKTSPKYGGIMLWSKQHDNGYSTAIKGDI from the coding sequence ATGGCAAACAAAACACAATATTCCTCTGCTCTGCTGCTTTTCCTCATTGTTATTTCTGCGTTCAGATCCTCTCAAGCTGCAGGGATTGCCATATACTGGGGCCAGTTTACCAATGAAGGCACTTTAGCCGAAACTTGCAACACAGGCAACTATCAATTCGTCAACATAGCTTTCCTCACCACCTTCGGCAACGGCCAAACACCAGTGCTAAACCTCGCCGGTCACTGCGATCCCGGTGCAGGTACATGCAAAAGCTTGAGCGCCGACATCAAAGCTTGCCAAGCAAAACGCATCAAAGTCCTCCTTTCTATTGGAGGTGCTTCTGGAAGCTACTCTCTCTCTTCCGCCGACGATGCAAAGAAGGTCTCCGATTATCTCTGGAACAACTTCCTCGGTGGACAGTCAGATTCTCGTCCGTTCGGCGACGCGGTGTTGGACGGCATCGATTTCGATATCGAAGCCGGTTCCGGACAGTTCTGGGATGAGCTTGCGAGGTCACTCAGCGGTCACACTGAGAAGAAGGTTTACTTGGCTGCGGCTCCTCAGTGTCCCATCCCTGATGCTCATCTCGACGGCGCCATCAAAACGGGCTTGTTTGATTACGTTTGGGTTCAGTTCTACAACAACCCTCCATGCCATTATGCTGGAAATGTGGACAACCTGATAAAGTCGTGGAACCAGTGGACCTCTTCCCAAGCCAAACAGTTGTTTATGGGATTACCTGCTTCTGCTGAGGCGGCTCCCGCAGGCGGATATATTCCTCCAGACGTTCTTAAATCTCAAGTTCTTCCCAAAATCAAGACTTCTCCCAAGTATGGAGGAATTATGCTTTGGAGCAAACAGCACGATAATGGATATAGCACCGCCATTAAAGGCGATATCTAA